In Streptomyces sp. NBC_01439, the following are encoded in one genomic region:
- a CDS encoding MFS transporter produces the protein MSTETSKTAPDRENGPVPEERNDVAHDAPSSPADRRRWLALAIVMTAAFMDLVDVTIVNIAIRTMREDFGASTSAIQWITAGYALAFAAGLITGGRLGDIYGRKRVFLIGIAGFTAASLLCGIAANPDVLVMARLLQGGMAALMVPQVLAIIHVTFPPQERGKVFGMFGAIVGLAAVSGPLLGALLIEWDLFGLGWRPIFLINLPVGIMGVILGRKFIAESKAPKALRLDLVGVVLATLAMVLLIFPLTHGHENDWPLWGFVCMGAAPFVFAAFITYEKYKIKKDGSPLVELSLFKVKSFAGGIAVQLTFGIATGIFFLVWTMYMQMGLGWSVLRAGLTGIPFSIAVSVAAGLSVEKLVPRFGRKVLQAGALVMAAGLLLYIWESQHYGMEIAPWQMAAPLIVMGVGMGLIVAPLNDTVLSEVPREHAGSASGLINTTGQMGNALGLALTSVVFFGLIDDDMVFGPPYVEAFRGALWWVVAVLFVIFAVMFVLPRRALPMEEREGAAEHAGRTPEKVPAG, from the coding sequence CAGCTCGCCCGCCGACCGCCGCCGCTGGCTGGCGCTCGCCATCGTGATGACCGCGGCCTTCATGGACCTGGTCGACGTCACGATCGTCAACATAGCCATCCGCACCATGCGCGAGGACTTCGGCGCCTCCACCAGCGCGATCCAGTGGATCACCGCGGGCTACGCCCTCGCCTTCGCGGCGGGCCTGATCACCGGTGGCCGCCTCGGTGACATCTACGGCCGCAAGCGCGTCTTCCTCATCGGCATCGCCGGGTTCACGGCGGCCTCGCTGCTCTGCGGCATCGCCGCCAACCCGGACGTGCTCGTCATGGCCCGACTGCTGCAGGGCGGTATGGCCGCCCTGATGGTGCCGCAGGTCCTGGCGATCATCCACGTCACCTTCCCGCCGCAGGAGCGCGGCAAGGTCTTCGGCATGTTCGGCGCGATCGTGGGCCTGGCGGCCGTCTCGGGTCCGCTGCTCGGCGCACTGCTCATCGAATGGGACCTCTTCGGTCTCGGATGGCGCCCGATCTTCCTGATCAACCTGCCCGTCGGCATCATGGGCGTGATCCTGGGACGCAAGTTCATCGCCGAGTCCAAGGCACCCAAGGCGCTGCGCCTGGACCTGGTCGGCGTCGTCCTCGCCACCCTCGCCATGGTCCTGCTGATCTTCCCGCTGACCCACGGCCACGAGAACGACTGGCCGCTGTGGGGCTTCGTCTGCATGGGCGCGGCGCCCTTCGTCTTCGCCGCCTTCATCACGTACGAGAAGTACAAGATCAAGAAGGATGGCTCCCCGCTCGTCGAGCTCTCCCTCTTCAAGGTCAAGAGCTTCGCCGGCGGCATCGCCGTCCAGCTGACCTTCGGCATCGCCACCGGCATCTTCTTCCTGGTCTGGACGATGTACATGCAGATGGGCCTCGGCTGGAGCGTGCTGCGCGCGGGTCTCACCGGCATCCCGTTCTCCATCGCGGTCTCGGTCGCCGCCGGCCTCTCGGTCGAGAAGCTCGTCCCCCGCTTCGGCCGCAAGGTGCTCCAGGCCGGCGCGCTGGTCATGGCCGCCGGTCTGCTCCTCTACATCTGGGAGTCGCAGCACTACGGCATGGAGATCGCCCCCTGGCAGATGGCCGCCCCGCTGATCGTCATGGGCGTCGGCATGGGCCTGATCGTGGCCCCGCTGAACGACACGGTGCTCTCCGAAGTGCCGCGCGAGCACGCCGGATCCGCCTCGGGTCTGATCAACACCACCGGCCAGATGGGCAACGCGCTGGGTCTCGCCCTGACCTCCGTCGTCTTCTTCGGGCTGATCGACGACGACATGGTCTTCGGTCCGCCGTACGTGGAGGCCTTCCGCGGCGCGCTCTGGTGGGTCGTGGCCGTACTCTTCGTGATCTTCGCGGTGATGTTCGTCCTGCCGCGCAGGGCGCTCCCGATGGAGGAGCGCGAGGGCGCCGCCGAGCACGCCGGTCGCACTCCGGAGAAGGTCCCGGCCGGCTGA
- a CDS encoding cellulose binding domain-containing protein, with amino-acid sequence MSRSSRNPRRRGWNALKVLLLVGALAVGGGAFVLYPKWRSGTDSHGSADLTVRYRTDAPATGAAAKPWLEVINNSKRTVALSDVALRYYFSADDASAYGSNCVQTALGCSNVTAKIGMLTGSGPTSSHYLQIGFTAAAGSLEPGKTSQGIGLQLFRLDHKELNQANDLSFDAESTHYAPSQRVAAYLGGKHVWGDEPKGSDAAAGQGPLSVRAPAAAAPPAGVMFDDFSYTGPDDPALASNGWQVRTGQGGPGIKDTWSTAGISFPAEGTAKAGQSLQLQVTSDGTAKGTQQSELQTSKPYFFTGTLAARVYFSDKPTSGRNGDHINESFFAISPDHKSDQYSELDYEYMPNGGWGAPGPRLDTTSWRNSTKNDRVTKAQKDKLEGWHVLLITAVNGSVTYSVDGRELFTSDSKYFPRERMNIHFSAWLVDLPFLGARTWDMRVDWLYYQADKAVPTAEVEKAVKGFSANGTAYVNTVALPKS; translated from the coding sequence GTGAGCCGTTCCAGCCGAAATCCTCGCCGTCGAGGCTGGAACGCACTGAAAGTGCTCCTCTTGGTGGGCGCACTGGCCGTCGGCGGTGGCGCCTTCGTGCTCTATCCCAAATGGCGTTCCGGTACTGACTCTCACGGGTCCGCCGACCTCACGGTCCGGTACCGGACCGACGCCCCGGCCACGGGCGCTGCGGCCAAGCCGTGGTTGGAAGTCATCAACAATTCGAAGAGAACCGTGGCCTTGAGCGACGTGGCCCTTAGGTACTACTTCTCTGCGGATGATGCTTCCGCTTACGGTTCCAATTGCGTCCAGACGGCTCTCGGCTGCTCGAACGTCACCGCCAAGATAGGCATGCTGACCGGTTCCGGTCCGACGTCCAGCCACTACCTCCAGATCGGCTTCACGGCGGCGGCCGGCAGCCTGGAGCCGGGCAAGACCAGTCAGGGGATCGGGCTCCAGCTCTTCCGCCTCGACCACAAGGAGCTGAACCAGGCGAACGACCTCTCGTTCGACGCCGAGTCCACCCACTACGCCCCGTCCCAGCGGGTGGCGGCGTACCTCGGCGGCAAGCACGTCTGGGGTGACGAGCCGAAGGGCAGCGACGCGGCGGCGGGGCAGGGCCCGCTCTCCGTGAGGGCACCGGCCGCGGCCGCGCCGCCGGCGGGGGTCATGTTCGACGACTTCTCCTACACCGGCCCCGACGACCCCGCGCTCGCCTCCAACGGCTGGCAGGTCCGCACCGGCCAGGGCGGTCCGGGGATCAAGGACACCTGGTCCACCGCGGGCATCAGCTTCCCGGCCGAGGGGACCGCCAAGGCGGGCCAGTCACTGCAGCTGCAGGTCACCAGCGACGGGACCGCGAAGGGCACCCAGCAGTCCGAACTGCAGACCAGCAAGCCGTACTTCTTCACGGGCACCCTCGCCGCCCGGGTGTACTTCAGCGACAAGCCCACGAGCGGACGCAACGGCGATCACATCAACGAGTCCTTCTTCGCGATCTCGCCCGACCACAAGTCGGATCAGTACAGCGAGCTCGACTACGAGTACATGCCGAACGGCGGATGGGGTGCGCCGGGTCCCAGGCTCGACACCACGAGCTGGCGCAACAGCACGAAGAACGACCGGGTCACCAAGGCCCAGAAGGACAAGCTCGAAGGCTGGCACGTCCTGCTGATCACGGCCGTGAACGGATCGGTCACCTACTCCGTGGACGGCCGGGAGCTGTTCACCAGCGACAGCAAGTACTTCCCTCGCGAGCGCATGAACATCCACTTCAGCGCCTGGCTGGTCGACCTCCCCTTCCTGGGGGCGCGCACCTGGGACATGCGGGTCGACTGGCTCTACTACCAGGCCGACAAGGCCGTGCCGACCGCGGAGGTCGAGAAGGCCGTGAAGGGCTTCTCGGCCAACGGCACCGCCTACGTCAACACCGTGGCCCTGCCCAAGTCCTGA